GAACATTTGCTGAATTCTGCCGCTACTGAAGCAAAAAATTTAATGCAGTATCATAATGGTAATCATAATTTGGCTCTGCAAGCAATCAAATATAGTTTTGCAGATTATGGAAATCTTGTCAAAGGAGATGATATGgataaaaaagataatataacTACTAAAATGAATGATACAATTtctaaaataaaaacaGACAATAATAGTGCTTCTGTTGGTGTTGGAACTCCTTTAGCATCAACAGCAACATCGTTTAATAGAAAAGACTGGTGggataaaaataaaaaaaaagtcTGGAATGTTATGTTATGTCAATATACTGGAACTGATAAGACGGAACATTgtaatgaatataatacCATAGATAAAATTCCTCAATTTTTGAGATGGTTAGAAGAATGGGCACGCAAATATTGTTCTGAACGAACTAAATTGGCAAATATGGTGACTAAAGAATGCAAAATGgatatacaaaaaattgATTTGAATTCACctgataaaaataacaaaaacTGTATAACATCCTTAAATTTATACAAAACCTTTTTTCATAATAGACATCTTGAATGGgacaaattaaaaaaaaaatacaaaaaggacaaagaaaaaaacaGTAGTGGTAATCCTGGTAATTCTAATTCTAATTCATATACTGAAAAGGATGCTGAAGCATAtctgaaaaaaaattgtaaaGAATGCGTTTGTACTTATGA
The nucleotide sequence above comes from Plasmodium gaboni strain SY75 chromosome Unknown, whole genome shotgun sequence. Encoded proteins:
- a CDS encoding putative EMP1-like protein — translated: EHLLNSAATEAKNLMQYHNGNHNLALQAIKYSFADYGNLVKGDDMDKKDNITTKMNDTISKIKTDNNSASVGVGTPLASTATSFNRKDWWDKNKKKVWNVMLCQYTGTDKTEHCNEYNTIDKIPQFLRWLEEWARKYCSERTKLANMVTKECKMDIQKIDLNSPDKNNKNCITSLNLYKTFFHNRHLEWDKLKKKYKKDKEKNSSGNPGNSNSNSYTEKDAEAYLKKNCKECVCTYDDLKDIYDKGYKTKEIVPLLSTTAKYDTDPEKAKIKKILTMDGLGPKIVTKAIEAANDIIPDAAKAAKGLAKDVGIPAATTAARNVFSGLRSVINWFSGSSSSQQPQQTQAPNHSGSSSTGNQNPGSPRVDQGASGSPSGGAAAQPGPQAASQGTSSPGGPSQVSP